In Peromyscus maniculatus bairdii isolate BWxNUB_F1_BW_parent chromosome 9, HU_Pman_BW_mat_3.1, whole genome shotgun sequence, one genomic interval encodes:
- the Bcl2l2 gene encoding bcl-2-like protein 2, producing MATPASAPDTRALVADFVGYKLRQKGYVCGAGPGEGPAADPLHQAMRAAGDEFETRFRRTFSDLAAQLHVTPGSAQQRFTQVSDELFQGGPNWGRLVAFFVFGAALCAESVNKEMEPLVGQVQDWMVAYLETRLADWIHSSGGWAEFTALYGDGALEEARRLREGNWASVRTVLTGAVALGALVTVGAFFASK from the exons ATGGCGaccccagcctcagccccagACACACGGGCTCTAGTGGCTGACTTTGTAGGCTataagctgaggcagaagggttatGTCTGTGGAGCTGGCCCAGGGGAGGGCCCAGCAGCTGACCCCCTGCACCAAGCCATGCGGGCTGCTGGAGACGAGTTTGAGACACGCTTCCGGCGCACCTTCTCCGACCTGGCCGCTCAGCTACACGTGACCCCAGGCTCAGCCCAGCAACGCTTCACCCAGGTTTCCGATGAACTTTTCCAAGGGGGCCCCAACTGGGGCCGTCTTGTGGCATTCTTTGTCTTTGGGGCTGCCTTGTGTGCTGAAAGTGTCAACAAAGAAATGGAGCCCCTGGTGGGACAAGTGCAGGATTGGATGGTGGCCTACCTGGAGACGCGCCTGGCCGACTGGATCCACAGCAGTGGGGGCTGG GCGGAGTTCACAGCTCTGTACGGGGACGGGGCCCTGGAGGAGGCGCGGCGGCTGCGGGAGGGGAACTGGGCATCAGTGAGGACAGTGCTGACCGGGGCCGTGGCCCTGGGGGCCCTGGTTACTGTCGGGGCCTTTTTTGCTAGCAAGTGA